ACATTTATTtctgaaatcaaaactcatctaAAACTTctggaactcgttagaaataaataaaaaatgaatgGAACATTGTGTAAATCTCGTTTTATTTCCGAAAAATTGACGCctagaatgtgaatttatggccgtcaacaacGCGCCGCCTGGTGCCTGCCAGTCAAATACGCCACTGCCGCGCGCATCCACGCGCCGAGTGCACCCCCTCCGCTTCAAGAGCGCCACTGCAATGTGGAGCCCAAACCACCGCCGCCTTCTTCAAGGTCGAGCAGCCCCAATCATCGTCTGCAGTTCGGCACTGGCAAGCAACCCACGCCCTCCCCTCTCTATTTTGCTTTCTACGCTGTCTGTCAGAGCTCCCTGACGCTGGAGTGCTAGCAATGCCACCCAACGAATCAAGCACCGGATAGTGGGAcagcgcggccggcgggcggcggcccccTCCTTCTCGCGCGACGCCACCTAGCACAGTGCTGCTCCTAGGACGCTGAAGACAAGCGGATTAATAGCCGCTATGTGAGCCCATCTATCCCTGACCATTAGTTTAGTGGATAAACCCCACTCAATGTTGACGATGTATGTGTCTATAAGCATATTGGTGTCCCACACTCCCACTTACTTGCTGAATTAGGACCTGCCAATAAGCATCCtacatactttttttttttgcaaacaaaACGGCAAGTGGCACAAGTTGCGTTTACACACGTTGGTGTCTTCAACCAATAATTCAATGTTTGAAATAATTAAGCACTTTCTGAAACTCTGCAGATATTTTTCGTGTGTTATAGGAAATCTTCTTTGTAGATCTTTTGGTAGAGCTCTGATCTGAAATTCTGAACCAACAAATCCTTTGAATGTATACATGTTTTCATTTAATCGCCAAACTCTTGGGATTTTTATTGCAATTTTCTGATGTATATGACCAACTATGACTGTAGTGTCGTGTGCTGAATGGGCTAGCAAGGAAAGGTAGCTATTCAGAGTATATACTAGCAAAATGGTGATATGGCTGGAAGCTCGGTATGCTGCATGGGGAGAAGAGCAAGAGGAGTTTAATCAGTTGAGTTTTACTTGGCTTTTGGTTGTTGTTCCTAAGTAGAAGACAGGTGTCCACATGCAAATGAGACCACACCCATGATATATTAGTTTGGACCATTCATAATCTTTCGTTGCAATAGCAAAagtaattaataataatatacTTATACATGTGGTCCCAAATatattgtttcaaaaaaatttaataataatatatttatatgatGGGCACTTTTGCTAGTAAAACATAGTTGGCTTCTGGTTGCTGAGTCACAGACAGTCGCTCTGAGTCACAGACCTCAAATGTTTCAGTAATTAATGTTGAGCGGGCCTGAGGCGCCTTGAAAGCACAGTGGTTGGCCATGTACTTCAGCCACCTATATATCATAAGCTTCCGAATCTTCAGGACTAGGCATGTGCAAAAAATAATCCAGCTGGAACTGATCAAAATATGCTGGCATCTCATCAATTGCATCGTCCATGAAAAGACGGAAAAGTATAACACAAAACCTGTTGAAATCTGAGATTGCGTTTTCTTTGGAAAACCCTTCAGAAGCTTCTTTTGTTATTACAAATTCCAGGTCCCCACCTTTAACAAGGACAATAAAATCCTCAAGAACAAAAGAGCCATTCCAACAGTATCCAGCTTTGTGCTTCTTCAAAATGAATCTAAGATAGCCGAGAGCAGCCTTTCTGCCCATATATGTTGTTGCATTGACTTTGGTTCCACCATAGTCAAACAGTTGACGTATTTCGTGCATATCATGTTGCATTGCAAATTCACTGAGAGCTTGTACGCTGTAGAAGAATGAAATTTGCTATAAATTTTAATGTACAATGAATCTAGGAGTTGCAATTATTTTTAGATAGAAAACAAACCTATTTGGAGGAGGAAGATTGTTGATTTCAATTCTTGTCCTCTTGAACACCTCTTCTGACTTCGTCTTAAATTGAACATGTTCCAACATAAACGAACAAGCACAATATTTTAATCTATCATAGATCCTGACAAAAAAAAGAAGGGGTTTAGTTCAATCAACATAGGATTATGCAAGGCTAAATCCTGACGTAAAAAAAGTTCAATCAGCACAGGATTATGGAAAGTTTTGAAAAACACTGAAATGGCTAATACCTTGGCATTTTATTGCATACATTTCTTGCGATTTGTCTGTCGTATATCTCCAGGTCTTTATAGTCGATTCTGAAATTAAAGGAAATGTAGTGATCCATAGCAATTATCTGTCCTTCAAAGAAAGGTGCACTTGCACCTTCTTCTTTAAACCTAAAACACATAGAATAACAATATTGTCAAATCCTTAGTTTAAAGAACACAGAATCTGGTGTGAACACATAGAACCCTACCAATAGAATCTAAATGATAGAGATAAATATGCTTTTGATTGATTACATTGACTAATTGCACATGCATTATTTCCTAGTTACAAATAGGGACAATCTAGTTAACCATAAGTGAAAGTATATAAACAGAAGGCAATTAATATAACTAAAAAAACAATGCCTGTGGAACCAATCAATCAAAGCAGATATCTGTCTTATCACTAATGTCAAAAGAATAAGACTGCACCAAAAGAAGTGCTTACACTTTTAGAAAACGTATAAAAGTTTGAGAGATCTTATCATCTCTTTCCTCTTCAGTTTCCGCATCAAGTTCAATTTTGTTATGCTCTTCCTCCTGTAGATTAAGCATATTCTTTTCTTCCCCTGAGGATTTTGACCCTTTCCTGCAAGTTATCCAAAAAGGATTCTCTGTGTAAGTTTTTCATTGTGAAATTGAACAGAATTCAAGGAATTGGAAATTAAATTTAGCGTATTCACCATAAGCACAAAAGAACACATACAATTCTTCTGTTTTCTTATCACAAGCCATCACATTCGCGGGTTGCTGCACTTCCGACTTGTTAATGGCCATCTTGGTCTTCAGTTTTCGTCTTTGTTTACTTGACGGTTTGGACATTTTCCTGCAGGTTATGCCATAAGAATTATGTTTGAGCTTCTAATTCAAACTGAACTGAACTTATGTAACTATAAATCATAGTAGCTTATTCACCATGAGCATAAAAAAGACGTACATTTTTTGCTTTGGCTCCTCCTCAATAGGCGCTGCTTGTCTTCGAAGAGAAATTGATCCATCAGCATCATGTCCCATAGTCTGTAGCTTAATTTCCGAAAAATCAAATGCCAACAGCTTCCCGTTCCTCTTACCCTTAAGTAGAGAGCATAAAAAATAAAGCAAATCACTACAAACTAAGCGAAGCCAGATCACATATTGAGTAGGTGCACCTTGTGTGGTTAAGCTGACAGTGAGTGAATTTCAAGGAGCAAGGTTTACCAAAAGATCAGAGAGTAAATGGTTCAACTTCATCATAACATACCATATCCAAGACCTTCCATATGGCGTCCGGGGTTCTCTTGAATTGTTCTTCAGTATCTTGAAAGACCATCAATGTCTCATGACACtacaaaagtaaatacatgaaCAAAATGGTGACCATACTACAACATACGGAAGTATTGCTTTAAAAAATGTCTCTAAATTGATGACCATGCCAGAAAAATGGTCTAGAGCTTCACCAACCCTGCCACCTGCACCTAAGCATCTAAGCCTATTGTTGACAAGTTCCTCCACTTCCTCCCTTAACGCCAACTCCCTCCCACTCTCCTAATGGTAAATGGTACAGTGTTTCAAAATTCAGAAATCAACTGTTCAACTGTTTAGTGGTTGCCTGTACATGTTCAGGCATTTCAAAAGAAGCTTCCAAGAAAAAGCAAGATGCATGGCATGCTTCAATTGTGTTCATATAATAACATTAGCCCTGAGAGAGTTTTGAAAGACATGAGAATATGTTCCCAAGAGGAGAGATGGTTCCATGCCTACTTAGTTGTGTTCATTCTAGTACTAGAATATCACTGTAGCTACCACTAACAGTTGCTGAGAAGACTGAGACGGCTGTATAATATAAAGGAGAAATTGCAGTAACTAAATCCCCATGTATTAGCTTCTTCTAAATAATCTGAAATGGCCCTCCCCAATTGCCATCCTACTGAATTTAGGAGCAGCGATACCACACCTTATATATCAAATTGCAAAGATTGTTTCTGAATAGAACACCCCTGTTGTGAACATTGAGGGACCTCTTCAAGCATCTGAACCTGTAATATTTGGGAAGTGCCATCAGCAATAACAATTAAGAACATATTGGAGACAGTCAATGGAATGTACCCATAAGTGGTCAGGCCATCTTTTGTGTCGTCCAGAAACTTTTTTAGTATGTGAGCTGTAAGAAAGAGAACAAAATAAGAAGGGTAAATCACATGCAATTTGTATTAGATGGACAAACTCGCACAGTACCAGTCTTATCATCAATTTGTGAGGGAGACTTAAGTATGTCAACTATCTCATTGTAACTCTTTGATGCAATTGCTTCAGTAGTTTCAGGATCCTCCCGAAAATGAAATGAATTAACATAAACAGAGGGGCATCAGCATAACAATGCTTTATTAATATGTAGCAATTATATGCCAACCATATCAAAGCAGAGGGTAAAGGATGAGTTTAATACTCTGAAGAAAGGTACTCGCATTTCGCATTTGCAGCCCAGATGGGCTATGGGCTGCAatctaaaatttatttgaaggGACACATGCAAAAGAGAAGAAACCAACCTCAGGATCGAACTCCAAACCATGGTAAACATCAAAGCCACATGCTTTAAACAATGAAAGAACTTCTGAAGGTTCTGCAAAGGAACTGCAGCTGCAATGGGCACAACCCAACAAACAACTATAAGATAAATGGATGCACAGATGGAATGTCAGATATTATTATATGCGTAAGATAAGATAAAATACAGAAGATACAAAGCAGACAAACTGAAAAGAAACAAACCTCTCGAAGATTGGATAGACATCAAAGCATTTGGGAAGATGCCTAATCATCATCCTGAACCCTTGCCACGATCTCAACATTGTGTCTGCATCATACGCCTTCTTTTCCCAACCCTCTTGGATTCGTTGAACCACTGCCAGTTCGATTAATTGCAGGAGTGTCTGGGTCTGGACATATTTTGGGCGGCCGTTGATTCCACCCTCCGTGACTAATGCAAAGTGGAAGTCACTAGTTTGTAGTACAGCATTGGAGAGTGAAACGAGTGCTGAAGATCCGCCACTCCCATTCAGAACAAATGGAATGGATTGGCCATTGATATCAAGTTCACGAACTCTATATTTGCGGCTAAAAGgttggggtggatcacgcatggtTGAAACAGGTTAAGAACAAATTAACTGACTAAACAGCCTCAACTATCCTACACAGCAAATTCATCCCACGACGGGCACTCCGGCTCCAGCAGGTATCCTCAAAACAACTAAGCCATATCCTGCTTCAAAGGTGAGTAACAAACAGTAAGTAGGTTTCAGAAAATCCGGTAGACAGCGCTGGAACATAGGTAACAAATCTGCTAGAGAGCGTTGGAATGTAGTTTACAAAGGAACCGCAAGTACCTTGTGTTTGTCGTCGACACCAGATGCGGAGATGGAGACGAATGAGCCTGCTCCCTCGAGAGCGACACGGATGGGGAGATGGTGACGGCAGCGCTAAACCCTAGCGCACAACCCCGAGTGAGAGGAACGGTCGCGGAGAGCGCAGGGGAGTAACCGGTGTTGAAACTGCGGGAGCCGCGGCGGCCTCTGGTGCGGACTGGATGCGGAGCTGGAGATGCCGGCCCTGCGCCTGGAGAGCGGCGCAGGATGCGGAGCCGGTGAGGCGGTGACGGCGGCTCCAAAGCCTAGCGCACAACCCGAGCCGCGGCGCCCGCTGGACGCAAGGCCATTTATCGCGCGCGCTGCTAGGCCTAGGCGCGATTCCATCGCAGAAGCAGCTGCGCACGCGGCGGCCCGTccgttttgttctttttttttctttggaaaCCCAATTATCCTTCGCGGCGCACAGTCTTAATATACTGTTTGTTGATTGCTTCTGAGCTCCTTCGAAGGTTCCTTTCGTTTCGTCTGAATGTGCCTGTTTCGTTTCCTTTCCCCTGGTTCCTTTTGCTTGCCCATCACAAGCAGCGTGTTTCTTCTCCGGACGGAGGCGCCACCGCGCGCACATTCCTTCCTCGACGGAAAGCAGGCAGGCGCTTTTGCTTGCTTCTTCCGGTCCGGGTCGCCATGGCCACTTTCCCGGCACCGCATCTTGTCTGCTCTGCGCATGTGTAGGCTAGAGTGAAGCCGAGCTCAAGTGCTGAGGACGGAGTCCACGGATGGTTTCGGCATATTTTGCTATCTGACTGTTTCGTTTCGTTTCATGAGCCCATTCTATCCTGTCGCCTAGTTTCCATCTGATTGATTAGCTAGGCTTGCTCAAACGGTAGTATCTAAAACAAAAAGGTCATTACTATGATATCTGTACCCGGTTTCCTTCTCTTTTATAAGATAAATACTTGAGAAAGATAAttcaatacaaaagttcataattttttttctggcGTTCTCTCTACTCCATATTAAGTCTCTTATTGTTTTATATAAGATAAGTTTACCCAgtttttatcccttttttctaaaTTGCTTCTTTCTTTTTGTTCCCTTTTTGTAGATTACTAGTGGAGTTGTACATGCTACAGACACGtatttaaagttaaattattTAAAAATGATTGGATTGCATCGAACTACTACTAAAAAAATTCTCATTTATCGTGTAGTGGAATAACCAATTATATTTGTATTTGCTATCTAAAAGTCTAAAAAGAATGAAACATTTAGTATCTATATAAGATTAATCCTTGATTAAATATGGAAGCATATTGTTTTCATGTGGatgtttatgaaattagttAATCAACAAATTGGTGAAGGAATACTTAGCCTGGTTTGTTACTAATTGGAGTTTAGATGAGTTTATTTTGAGCCAATCATATTCAGTTTGTAAGCAATATTTAATTCCATAGCCGCAAGGGAAGGAaaagtataaaaaaaattaattctaTAATAGAGAGGAATCATGGAGATTGAAGGCCGCTGATTTGGAAGACCAGACTCTGATCTACTCCTTTAGCAGGCTGACTTGTCCTAATCCTTTTTTGTATGCCTCAACAATTAGCACTGGTACAACCAAAGGTATCAATATTAGCACATCAGCCGCATCATTTTCCGTAGAGGAAAAAAAGAAGGATCCAAATTGATGGGTAAAATAACTAAATGAatatttgtaaaaaatattGTGTATATAACCAGCAATCCCGGTCAAGACAACATACTGGGATTGGAATAGGTGACTATGCTGACCTCCAAGATAACAGACGCTGGTGCCGATGTCTACGTGATGAACGAATTTACGAAAGGCAGATAGAATGAGAGAACACCGGCGACGACGACCAAGGGAATGCAGACGATGGGGAACGTCAATGACCTAAGATATGATTTCATCACTCTGATAGACATCTCCTTCCTAACTAACAAAATAAAACTGCTATCACAACAAACATTGCAACATGGGCAGTAGGCAGACCTTGGTGTTGGATGCGACTGGAATGACATAACCACTCTCAGCATAGTGTCATGACACAGTTTCATAGACAACTTACAGCTTAAATAGTGCACCAATTGTGTGATCAAATATaccatgacttgatgaagaacgaCCTCACTGGGGACTGTCATCCCCATGTCATTACTTGGCAACCGTGCCATAAGAGGGTCATGGTGATGACCCGGgtcatctctctctcctcttaacTCTGTTGCATAGAGCAATTGTGCTGATGTGTCATAGTTTTTAATACCTATGACACTCTCATGACCCAAACGTGGAGCTCTTTTATTTTTAATATGCATATAGCTTCCCTTTAGTCTGTTTGTATGTTTTTTTCCTTCCTTCTCGTGTCTTCGCCCTGATGATCACCTTCCCCTCTTTCGCTCTATTTCGATTCATGAGTTATTATTTAGCCTGTTGTGGGCGCTACGCAGGAAGTTTGAGTGGCTGGTGGGAGGATGTGGCGTGGGCTCTCGCTGGGAATGATTCCTCGACGTTGTCCTGCCTGCCGGCGACAAGAACAACAGTGAGGTGTTTGGGCATAGGGCGCTGTCGGATTGTTATTTCGGctagtccaccaggggtgtacccggcggtagagtttcaggatggggatctcaggaccaagagctcgatggtaaccctacgtcctgtgttcggggttgtattagaGTTTGCAAGATGCTGCGAAAGGTGGAGAGAGTCTATGTGTCGGCCTAtgtctcctttatatagaccaggaggcgtaggggtacaaggaatgatatactcgggttgttttacaaggaaggaggtcagttaagatccctagatatccgggtcTCTAGTTAGAGCCTCTCGTCCTGATCCTTTGAGAATCCTTTCTGCGCACGGCCGAGTCCCGCACACCGAGTAGttgtagccgagtcaccgagcagggtagtctcccGGGTTCGAGGACCCTACTCGgtagggaggtacatagatctacctccatCAAGCCCCCGAGCGCCGGAGGATTGAGTGGAACTTTGTGGTACTTGAATGAAGTCTTCCGGTGCTCATGACGATTACCCACCATGTCTTGCTGGTACAGAATAGGATGCGCCCCTgggcgcacccgttgggtgtagcccccgagcctcggaaggtttcgGAGAATCTTTTCGAGGGTCAAAGAAATGATCTTTAACTCGTCTGGTGGATGCCTGGATATCCAATCAATGTCTTTGCCATATTGTCCCTCTGAGGTTATCCGGCCACCTTGAGGCTGCCGTAATGATCGAACCTGACTTGATAATCCTGACTCCGAGGCCATAGATTAAGTCTCTGAGACTTCCCAAGTTAGCCAAACATACAGGCCCTGAAGCCTTAGCTGCATCATGGGGATGCACTAAGTCattagcggcgcccagcccccaagcAGGGTCGCTATCGGTgtcacggagacgcgccgagttgtcacggcgtccgggccctgaggccctggctgggtcacggagacacgccgggtcatttgcggcgcccagcccccgagcagggtcactggcagagtcacagagacacgccgagttgTCACGGCGttcgggccctgaggccctggctgggtcacagagacacgcTCAGTTGTCACGGCGTCCGGGACCTGAGGaactggctgggtcacggagacacgccgagttgtcacagcgtccgggccctgagaccctggctgggtcactggcggagtcacggagacacgccgatttgtcacggcgtccgggccctgaggacctggctgggtcacggagacacgccgagttgtCACGgtgtccgggccctgaggccctggctgggtcacgaaGACACGCCGAGTTGTCATGGCGTCCGGGCCctaaggccctggctgggtcacggagacacgcctcGTCATttgcggcacccagcccccgagcagggtcactggcggagtcacggagacacaccgagtcatcacggcgtccgggccctgaggccctggctgggtcacgaaGACACGCCGGGTCATTTGCGGGAATATTCGAAGCATATTCGTTCCGGAATTAAAATCCAACTGTTATTCACCGCGCGGATCTGTCGCGACTGACAGAGGAGTGGGGTTGTCAGAGGCAGCGGTAAAAAGGGAAGTTACCGTTTATCCCGCCTTCTCCGCCGCGAGATCGCCAACCCAACGAAATCTGGCCATTAATTTCGGATCTGCCCGTTGTAAGGCCCTTGGTATTTTAACGGGGGAGGCGCGCGGAGTAGCCACCCTGTTCCCGAGCACTCTAGAGCTTTCCGCCGCCTTAGCCAACTCGGCAAGTCTCCAGAGCTCTTGGCCTTCTTCTTTCTTGCAATTTCCTCTTCTCGTCTGCGTTCCACCACCATCTCCATGGCCGCCTCGCCTGCTGCATCCGGATCTTCGACTTTGGGGAGCTCCGGAGAGGCCCCGCCGCCATCATCGTCGTGGCAGAAATGCTCGCTCCAGGATAGCGACATCCAGGACCTTGTCGAGCGTGGCCTCCTCCCGGAGAAGTAGGTCTCCGGGTGGCAGTGCTGCTACGGGGAGGAATTCCCATTGGAGGACATGGACCAGGCGGTCGTGTTCAAGTCCTTCTATGAGAAGGGCTTCGAGCTGCCCGCAGGGGCATTTTTCCGCGGGCTTCTCCATTTCTATGGGCTCGAGGTAACTCATCTCAAGCCCAATTAGATTGCTCAAATtgtgatcttcatccacttctGCGAGGGGTACTTGGGGATCGCTCCCCACTTCAATCTGTGGCGGGCTCTGTACCGCCTCGCGCCCTGCCTCCCGGCACGCTCTGGCCACGCGCCGGAGTACAAGGCGTGCTGGGAGGAGCCGCCGATGACCGAGGAGATGGCGCAGGTGGAGCGCCTCCTCGAAGAGATCGCCGGCCTATCAGAACAGGGCCTGACGGGGGCCGCGGTGGCCATCTCCTTCTGCATGCAACTCTCGCAGCCGATCCAGGAGAGGGTCCACCCGGCCTTCGAGTACTGGGGTCATCGGGACCCTACCCGGGGACATGAACGCAAGGTTCCCCGGGACGAGATCGCAAACCGGGTTGTTTTTATCCGGGACAAGGGCTGCCCCAAAGCCCACTGCCTGAAGCGGCCAACCGACGCCGTAAGTCTTCTTGAACCTTGCTGAGTTGTTTTTATTCGTTCCGGGTtgtttcctctgtttttgcTCTGTTTTTCCGAGTGCACCCGTTGGGATGTATAACAACTCGGCTCTCTTGCAGGCCAAAGTCTTGGAGCACTAGTCCCTCACTCCTCTGCCTGAGGGGGACCCTGGGAAGGATGCCGCCACCCCTGCCGAGCTGCGCCAGCCGGCGGAGGAAGAGGCCGAGTTCTCCTCTGACTCCTCCGTGGGGAGCGAGCCGGAGATCACCGGAGCCTCAGGGCCACCACCGTCGGCTGCCCCGGGATGGAAGACACGCCACACCGTCAGGAAGATCTAGCTATCAAAAGTTGGGTTGGCGGCGGCACAAGCGCTAAAGAGCTCGATCCGCAAGGGGGCGAGCAAAGTCCGGGGGGGCATCGCGCCCCCGGCCACCACTTAGGTAGGGTCGGCGCTGACCGGCCCCCAagtcgaggtggaggcggcccaGTCGCTGGGCTAGCTGCGCGAGGAAGTTGTATCCCCGCGCGCTAGCTCTGGGactccgccggccgcgccgttgAGGCTGAGGTTCCCGCTGCGTCGTAGCAGCGGGTAAGTTCTATTACCTTGATTCCAATCTATCTTGATTTTTATTTCCAGCAGTCGTTCTCAACGTCCTTGTTGTTGCTGCAGGAGGGCGACGCTCAGCGGCGccaagaggaaggcggaggagtcGTCCAATGAGGGCGGCTCTAGTGATGCCGCAAAATTGACCTCACCGCGAGCGAGCCCGGTGAAGAGCCGATCTCgccacgaggaggaggagaggaaggaggaggaggaggaggccagcaaTAGGGTCTCCCCCCTCCATGTGACGTGGAGATGCAGGATCCGCCCCGCGATGAAGGGGCGGTGAACGTTGCGGTCGGGGCCTTAGATGCCCCGGCCATCGAGGAGGTCAGGACCGTCGAGGTCCCGGCCATCGGGGTGGAGAGGGCACGAGCCGATTCCACCGAGGAGGTCAGGCCCCCGCTGGCAAAGGAGAAGGCCAAGGAGGACGAAGACAAGA
The genomic region above belongs to Panicum virgatum strain AP13 chromosome 8N, P.virgatum_v5, whole genome shotgun sequence and contains:
- the LOC120686662 gene encoding uncharacterized protein LOC120686662; translation: MRDPPQPFSRKYRVRELDINGQSIPFVLNGSGGSSALVSLSNAVLQTSDFHFALVTEGGINGRPKYVQTQTLLQLIELAVVQRIQEGWEKKAYDADTMLRSWQGFRMMIRHLPKCFDVYPIFESCSSFAEPSEVLSLFKACGFDVYHGLEFDPEDPETTEAIASKSYNEIVDILKSPSQIDDKTAHILKKFLDDTKDGLTTYGFRCLKRSLNVHNRGVLFRNNLCNLIYKCHETLMVFQDTEEQFKRTPDAIWKVLDMGKRNGKLLAFDFSEIKLQTMGHDADGSISLRRQAAPIEEEPKQKMKMSKPSSKQRRKLKTKMAINKSEVQQPANVMACDKKTEELKGSKSSGEEKNMLNLQEEEHNKIELDAETEEERDDKISQTFIRFLKVFKEEGASAPFFEGQIIAMDHYISFNFRIDYKDLEIYDRQIARNVCNKMPRIYDRLKYCACSFMLEHVQFKTKSEEVFKRTRIEINNLPPPNSVQALSEFAMQHDMHEIRQLFDYGGTKVNATTYMGRKAALGYLRFILKKHKAGYCWNGSFVLEDFIVLVKGGDLEFVITKEASEGFSKENAISDFNRFCVILFRLFMDDAIDEMPAYFDQFQLDYFLHMPSPEDSEAYDI